Genomic window (Desulfobaccales bacterium):
AAAACCCGGGCGATCATCTCGCAGACCTTGAACATCAGGTTCACTCCCACACTCATGTTGGGGGCAAAGACCACCCGGGTGCGGCCGGCCAGCCACTTCAGCTCCTGCACCTGCTCCGGTGTCAACCCAGTAGTGCCGATGACCATGGCCTTGCCGGCCTCGGCCGCGAGCTTGAGGTGCGCCAAGGTGGGCTCCGGGTGCGTGAATTCGATGATGACCTCCCCCTGGTCCAGAACCTCCTCCAGGGCCCCCCGCACCACAATACCTTTGCGGGGCAACCCCACCACCTCCCCCACATCCAACTCCACCGCCGGATGATCCGGCCGTTCCACCGCCGCGGCCAACTCAATCCCCGGAGCCGCCTCCATCAGATGCACAATCCGGCTCCCCATCCGCCCCGCCACACCCGAAACAATCGCCTTGACCATACCTCCTCCGAAGGTCATTTGGGGGAGGGCCGGGGGAGCCTGGCTCCCCCGCCCTCCCCCAACCCCCC
Coding sequences:
- the dapB gene encoding 4-hydroxy-tetrahydrodipicolinate reductase encodes the protein MVKAIVSGVAGRMGSRIVHLMEAAPGIELAAAVERPDHPAVELDVGEVVGLPRKGIVVRGALEEVLDQGEVIIEFTHPEPTLAHLKLAAEAGKAMVIGTTGLTPEQVQELKWLAGRTRVVFAPNMSVGVNLMFKVCEMIARVLGGDYDVEIVEAHHRLKKDAPSGTALKLAQVIAQALGRDLDKVGVYGRKGLIGERPPEEIGIMTVRAGDIVGEHTAIFCGIGERLEVIHRAHSRDNFARGALTAAKWIVNQEPGLYDMQDVLGLK